In Sphingobacteriaceae bacterium, one genomic interval encodes:
- a CDS encoding GH3 auxin-responsive promoter family protein yields MLLVNDYTVVPLFMDTSSGAHQWIIEFEKEPDNFEYFVALLYESLKSQNSDYESKINDCSLKVPQVIKVLPNLFYNWLKFKNKLGGQNKVPRLCNDRKIAKIFCCSFKRNSTGFLIKF; encoded by the coding sequence TGCCCTTGTTTATGGATACCTCATCGGGAGCCCATCAATGGATTATTGAATTTGAAAAAGAACCTGATAATTTTGAATATTTTGTGGCCCTGCTCTACGAAAGCTTAAAAAGTCAAAACAGCGATTATGAATCAAAGATAAATGATTGTTCTTTAAAAGTTCCTCAAGTAATAAAAGTACTACCCAATCTGTTCTATAATTGGCTTAAATTCAAAAATAAATTGGGCGGACAAAATAAAGTACCTCGTTTATGTAACGACAGAAAAATTGCCAAGATATTTTGCTGTTCTTTTAAACGAAATTCAACCGGTTTTTTAATTAAATTTTAG